The stretch of DNA ACAAGCAAGAAATTATGGCTATACACAAAAAATGCTGAGCGCTCAAGCTCAAAATTTTACTGAGGATAGTATTGATATTCAGCCACCCTCTGAGTTTTCAATTACATTAACTATGTCAGGATCATTTGAAGTTATTAAAGCAATAAAGCAATAAAGCAATAAAGCAATAAAGCAATAAAGCAATAATTATGCTAGCTAAAGGGTTCAATCCTTTAGCTTTTTTTTCACTATAATAACACCTTACAACAAAATATTAACGAAAAATAAGTCTGATTAGAAGGTCAAAATAAGTTGCTTATCAAGCTGCGGATCGATTAATGTCACATGGAAACCAATCAATCTAATCCCCCGTTCTTTTCGCCTATCTTGCCAGATTTGATTAGCCTGATCTATGAGATCTTGCTTATTAAGTTTTGGATATATATGTTCTTGTGTAGTTATCTGAAAATCATGAAATTTAAATTTGACACCTTGCCTAGCAATGACTAAATCATCTCTGACTTTACTTAATCGTTTTTCCAGCTCATCATATAATGAGTCGAAAAAAGGTAAACATTCCTCCCAGCGATAAATATCACTAGCAATCGTTCTTTCAACACCTACTGATTTACGTTGTCGATCATTATGAACTTCTCGATCATCAATCCCCTGACAACGTTCATACAATACTCGCCCAAATTTACCAAACTGATTTAAGAGTTTGCTTAAATCATATCGAGTGACATCTCGACAATAAATTAATCCTAATTCAGCTAATTTTTTTTCTGTTACTTTACCAACCCCAGGGATTTTCTTTAGTGGTAAATTAATAATAAACTCTTGTACATTATCAGGCGGTATAACATATTGGCCATTAGGTTTATTCATATCAGAAGCAATTTTAGCCAAAAATTTTAATGGTGCAATGCCAGCTGATGCGGTTAAATTAAGCTCTTTTGCAATCTTTTGCCGAATATCTTGAGCAATTAACGTTGCAGATCCATGAAATAAAGTACAATCAGTGACATCAAGATAAGCCTCATCAAGTGATAATGCTTCAATTAATGGGGTATATTGTTTGAATATTTGATGAATTTGTTTAGATACATCTTTATAAATATGATGACGACCAGCTACAACTTTAAGATGCGGACATAATTTGATAGCTTGGGCCATTGGCATGGCGCTATGAATTCCATACTGACGAGCAAGGTAATTGGCCGTAGCAACTACCCCCCTTTTTCTAGGATCACCACCTACCGCAATAGGTAGGTTACGGTAACGAGGATTATCTCGCATTTCAACCGCAGCATAAAAGCAATCCATATCAATATGAATAATTTTTTTTACCAAATTCATCGCTAAACTATCATTACAACTGTATAAATATACAATATATACTATATTTATCCTACCGCCTATATCAATTTAGTATCGCTATCCAATTTTTACAATTACTGGCATAATATAGCCATTAGTTTTACAAAATAAGTTAATATTGTGCCTGAATCTACTTTAGCAAACAAATTATGCGACCGCTTTCGCGGTTTTTACCCGGTTGTAATTGATATTGAAACGTCTGGTTTTGATAATAAAAACAATGCAATACTTGAAATAGCTGCGATCACAGTGAAAATGAATCATGATGGTTGGCTCGCTATAGATAACAAAATTCATTTTCATGTCAATCCATTTGAAGGGGCAATACTTGAACCCTCTGCATTGGCTTTTAATGGTATCGATCCATCAAATCCACTACGTGGCGCTGTATCAGAATTAACGGCGATAGATGAAATTTTTAAAATGGTGCGTCAAGGCATTAAAGATAATAATTGTAATCGCGCGGTTATCGTTGCCCATAATGCCCATTTTGATCATGGTTTTTTAATGGCCGCAGCAGAGCGATGTAAAATCAAACGTAATCCATTTCACCCTTTTGCAACCTTTGATACCGCCTCATTAGCGGGATTAATTTATGGGCAAACCGTGCTAGCTAAAGCTTGCGAAACGGCGAAGATCCCATTTGATCACAAAGAGGCGCATTCAGCGCTGTATGATACCGAAAAAACTGCTGTCTTATTTTGTGAAATGGTTAATCGGTTTAAATCACTCGGTGGTTGGCCTCTGACCGAAGAAAATAATCATTCTTAACGTTTGATTTGTATTTAACTTATCTAAAAAATGATAACTCAATCGCTTATTATTAAGCTAGCTTGCATACTTTTATAAGCGTCAGATAGTGAGTTGGATGACTAATTATTAAGGGAATATAGTTATTCCCTTATTTTAGATCTAGTAACGAATTTTGATTACGCGTTAAGCTGTTTGATATTTACTAGCCGTTTCTTTCACTAAGGTTTGCAGTTCGCCAGATTGAAACATCTCAATCATAATATCACATCCACCAACTAATTCGCCTTCAACCCATAATTGCGGGAAGGTTGGCCAATCAGCGTATTTAGGCAGCTCGGCTCTAATATCTGGATTTTGTAAAATATCAACGTAAGCAAATGGGGCACCACATTGCGATAAAATTTGTGATGCTTGTGCCGAGAAACCACAACTTGGTAATTTCGGCGAGCCTTTCATGTATAAGATGATCGGGTTGTCACCGATCTGCTTTTTAATTTTTTCAATAGTTGTCATTGTCATCGTTAAATCAAATCCTACTAAGTATAGTAATTTGATATATTAGCGCAAAATTCAACAATCATATGCATAGATAATAACTATCGCTGTAGTTATTATTTTTTATCTAACTGATACCTATTACCGATATATTCTCGACACACCCTATATTTTGCTAATGGTTTAGGCTACAATAAAGTCAATAAATAACTGTTACTAGCTAAATTGTGAATACTTTACGTTCGTCATTAAGACAAGTTTTTTATCATAGCAATGTACTTTATAGTATGCGCATTTTAATTAGTCTTGCTGGAACTACCTTTATTCCTTGGTATTTTGGTGAGATTAAGGCGGTGATCCCATTAACACTCGGCGTTGTTGCCGCAGCATTAAGCGAGATTGATACACGTTTACTCTATCGCTTAATCAATCTAATTTTCACATTAGCTTGCTTTGCATTAGCAGCCTTTTCTGTTCAATTATTATTTCCCTACCCTATTATTTTTATTATAGGCCTCGTTTCATCAACGTTTCTTTTTACGATGCTTGGTGCTTTAGGTCAACGTTATGGCGTGATTGCTTTTGGCTCATTGCTCATTGCTGCCTATACCATGCTTGGCCATAAAATGTATGATGACTTTTATTCGCAGCCTATATACTTATTAGTTGGAGCAATTTGGTATAATTTGATCTCTTTTATTGAATCAATATTGCAACCAATAAGAACAACACAACAAAACTTAGCAGTATTATTTTTTAAACTTGGCCAATACTTAGATGCAAAAGCGGCTTTGTTCGATCCAGATGAAAGTAATGGTTTTAAAAGCCAATTATCAAGTTTGACACTTGCAAATAACCAACTTATTGATGCCTTAAATCAAACGAAGCATTCACTATTTAATCGGTTAAAAAGTTATCGTGGTCAAACTTATATCCGTAATATGCTCAATTACTATTTTGTCGCTCAAGATATTCATGAACGAGCAAGTGCCACTCACGTTGCTTATAAAACGCTTTGTCAGGAGTTTAAACACAGTGATATTTTATTTCGCTTCGCTCGTATTTTAAACTTACAAGCAAAAGCCTGTAATACCCTTGCAATTAGCATTAAGTATAACCAAATTTATCATCATAATCCGGCATTTGAGAAATATTTTAGCTACTTAGAAGAAGCTATTACAAATAGCCAAGGCGATCGTAAACTCATTAACGCCCTTACCCATTTATTAAAGAATCTGCAAAATATTGATTTGCTTTTATCAAATATCAACAATGAACAGCAACTCTCGAGCCAATATACGCAAAGACAACTCATTGATAACAACTTAGGTGGTATAAAAGACAGTTGGCAACAAATTAAACAAAATTTATCGATTAAATCGCCGCTATTTCGTCATGCTGTGCGTATGAGTTTAGTCTTCTCAATTGGATATATTATTATTCAAATAACAAATATGCAGCATGGCTATTGGATTATTTTAACCAGCTTATTTGTCTGCCAACCGAACTATTCAACCACTAAATTTCGGCTAAAATTAAGGGTACTTGGTACGATTGCAGGTATTGCAATAGGTATTCCTCTTACATTTTTATTACCTAACATTGAAGCACAATTATTACTTATTATTTTAAGTGGTTGGTTATTTTTTCTATTTAAAAACTCTCAATATGCCTATGCTACAGCATTTATTACTTTACTGGTGTTTTTTAGTTTTGGACTTATTGGCGAAAGTAGCTTAACAGTTGCTATCTTGAGAATTATTGCAACGGTTATTGGCTGCATTATTGCTTGGCTTGCGGTCAGTTTTATTTGGCCTGATTGGAAGTTTCGAAATTTAGGTAAACTCATAAAACGGGCATGTAATGATGATAGTCATTATCTTGCCTTAATAGGAAGCCAATATCTTTCAGGTAAAAGCAACGATGCTCAGTATCGATTAATTAGGCGCAGTGTTCATGAAAATAATGCTGACTTATCGGCGCTGATTAGTATTATGACCAAAGAGCCCCATATTGATCAGCAATTTACCGATCAAGCCTTTCGTTTTCTAACCTTAAATCACAGTTTAATTAGCTATATTTCAACACTTGCAGCTCACCGAGATAAAACAATAACAGATGGAACATTAACGTTGTTTGATGATACGTCAGTTTTTATTATTAATGTCTTAAATGAGCAACAAAAAATTGATCAGCACTTAGTCTTACTTCGTCAAGTTATTAGCGATACGTTAGATAAACAAACTCATGATATCGATAATAATGACTCAATTATTTTGCAACAACTATTACTGATATTAGATATTTTACCTGAGATGTTACAGTTAATTGAGCAACTAAGTAAAAATAATAATTAATCATTTAAGGGTGAGTATTTTCTTTTCATTGAGTTAAAAATTGTTAAAAAAAAGCGTATTCATAGCAAATACGCTTTTTTGGTGTTATCAACAGATAATATTATTTAATGATTAATACTCATAGCTAATATTAAATTGAACTTCATTTTTACTATAACTATTTGTACCAAATTGATGAACAACCTGACCCCATATGCTAGTATCTTTCGTTAACTTACCAAGTAAACCAACTTTAATCTCACCGACATTACGGCCAATTGTATCGTCAAATGATTCAATATCAATCTTCGTTTTTTCCGATACGTTATTGTAGAGCCAGTTAGCTTCAACATAAGGATTAAATTTATCTACGTTATCAGTATAGTTACTATATAAACGTACACCTAGTCGATTGGTGATCCCTGATGCTTTTGATTTTCCAAATTCAGAACCATTGCTATCAGTAAATGCTTCAGAATTAACTTGATTAAAGATAATTTGGTTATGTGGTTGTAAAATCCAGCTATGACCTGTATCACTATCTTCAGATAGTACAAAGCCGTAACCACCTTCTAATGATAATGCATAGCCGTAACTATCGTATTTAACTTTATTTACTTGAGCATCACCTTTTAATGCATTGTTATACAACGCGCCATGACCCCAAAAATCAGCGTATGGTCCTTTATTCTCATCAGGTACCCAGCTTGCATAAATCCCCATCATATACCCATCAACCGTACCGTCTGATTTGGTGCCTGATTGATTTGAATGGTTTTTAACATTACTGTGACCATAACCATAATAAATACCACCAACAAAATCATCACTTTTAACAATATCAGCACCAATTTGCATTATGTAAGTATCGGCTTTAAAGTGTTGTCTACCATTAAGTGTATCGCTTTTCGCTTTTGAATAATTGGTGCGCCCCCAAATTGCGCTATTGCCTTCCCTAACACTATAACGTCTATCATAGATATCTTGGTTAAACATTGTGGCTGCAATATATTGGTTAGCTAAGTGTGTACCAACATTTGGATCAACCATTTTATTATTAACTTTATCAAAATAAGTTAAATAAAAGCCTTGACCACTTCCTGTCGTTAATCGATATTCATATCCACCATAAACCACAACATCACCTAAAACAAAGGCATCATTGTTTTGTGTGCCTAATACATCAATTAATTTGATACCATCGTTAATCGTTTCTACTGCTGTACTACCAACGACCGGTGTAACAAAGATTTTCGTTGCAGCGCTTCCTAGTTCAACATTATCTAGTACTAACATATCACTTTGGCTATCTGCATCACCTTGGTTAATAACAGTATTCATTTTAATTGAGCCACCATTAGCAACAAAAGTACCATCACCATTGGTTCCCGCCGTATCACTACCACTAATAACTAGTACATTCCCTGCTTTAGAGCTTCCATTAGCGGTTAGGTCAATAATACCCGAGTTACTAAAACGACTCACATTTAATAGTTGTGCTTGGCTTGCACCATCAGCCATACTTAATGCGCCAACAGAATGATAATCGCCCGTGGTATCAAGTGTTAAATCGCTATTTCTGGCAACTAAACTAATTGTACCTTGGTTATCAATCACACCACCGCCAAAACTTGAAATAGCAGCGCCTTCCGTATCTTTAGTATAATTACCATAATTTAATGCGGCTGCTTGGTAAGTATTTCGTAAATCCCACGCTCCAGTATTGGTTAGGTTAGTTGTTGCAAATGTTGAGTCAGTAGCAGTACCCGTTTGGATATAACCTGTCATATTGCTAGCATTAGTCACATTGACCGCTGCTGTGCCGCCATTTTGAACAAAGATAGCTCGGTCATTACTTGAATTTAATGTACCGTCATTGGTCACGGTAAATGTACCGTCTTTTGAATAGGCATTAATCGCTATACCACTATGAGCACCGCCCGTTACCTTAGCTGCGCTTGCAATATAAATATCAGCCGTTCCTGACGTTCTAACATCAATACCTTTTAATCCTAACGAAGCGTCAACAACCGCGTCATTATTGACATTGACATTAATCGTATTTGCCACGCTAGAATCATTTTGTAATGCCATTATACCTGCATTAGATACAGTATTGTTAGGATCGGATTTTAATACGATATTTCCACCATCATGGTTTACAACAATATTTCCTGTATCTGAGATTGCTTGTATACCATGAGTATAAGCAATAAAATCAGCATTGTTATATGTTGTTGCAATATTACCTGTATTATTAATTGTGATATCGCCATTAACTAAATAGGCTGCAATTCCCATACTATTTTCGGCATTAATAGCGCCACTATTATTGATTATAACGCTTTTCGCACTTGATTTAGCAATCAGATTTGTTTCTGTAGTACTTGAATTTTCTTGAACATTTACTCTAATTGCACTTAATGAATTAGTTTTGCTCGTTTGTGTAATATTACCGGTATTGGTAATAACTAAAGAATCATTAGCATTGGTTTGCGCAACTATTCCTGAAGCTATAACTGAATTAGCCGCATTTGATAGATTAATATTACCACTATTAATAATATTAGCAGTCACGCCCTGAGTAGTTGGCATGCTTGAATAATTGATACCACTACTTGCTTTGCCATTGATATTAATATCGCT from Orbaceae bacterium lpD04 encodes:
- a CDS encoding autotransporter outer membrane beta-barrel domain-containing protein is translated as MNKIYKIKKNGQGQSVVTSELAKNKSVSASILAVMVGSALLSVSSLALATPISKTATGSGKTVTISENELNNNETETAIIGVGTDGANSSITITNSIISTSGTNTSAVVGKTTSSTPDTIGKVTVTVDEGTYSTTNSNDANVIVGEISNYTGAGKDVSVTVTSSTVNAAGTGNANGIFASTSADSGKVSIESANSSYNIDTKGNAINGVSNSADNLSISSTSDTIVSTQGGGIYANAQSTGASSIDINSSSSMIVKGNGISSINNGSGSSTITSSSSSITANGIGISSINNGSGSSTITSSSSTITADGVGISSINNGSGANVITVGGTLKSGESGIYATSKSGKININNTASMEILNDSANAIDVISAGGDVNISANDNSIKTNGNNANAFNVVTTGDKAAITVKASHMKYSSTGADTSLVNILSKSASGDIDVRMTSIDANSVGNNANGIIVATDTGSSANNISITTSGGIINLDTPVGSNTNTYGIYAVHESGSVNSGDINIFNTDTAITIGNLAEANDTQIKSHAIKAGILNSASTGIINVTNTGKLVTYSGGSNGIDIVNNGSGTVTLSNSGEIITSGVNSHGISVSGDNNGVMIEQTAGDIVTNGIDSSGINVTGVTSGDIDINTQAGSTITTNGDNSNGITVAGNSSLGNVNINNISDININGKASSGINYSSMPTTQGVTANIINSGNINLSNAANSVIASGIVAQTNANDSLVITNTGNITQTSKTNSLSAIRVNVQENSSTTETNLIAKSSAKSVIINNSGAINAENSMGIAAYLVNGDITINNTGNIATTYNNADFIAYTHGIQAISDTGNIVVNHDGGNIVLKSDPNNTVSNAGIMALQNDSSVANTINVNVNNDAVVDASLGLKGIDVRTSGTADIYIASAAKVTGGAHSGIAINAYSKDGTFTVTNDGTLNSSNDRAIFVQNGGTAAVNVTNASNMTGYIQTGTATDSTFATTNLTNTGAWDLRNTYQAAALNYGNYTKDTEGAAISSFGGGVIDNQGTISLVARNSDLTLDTTGDYHSVGALSMADGASQAQLLNVSRFSNSGIIDLTANGSSKAGNVLVISGSDTAGTNGDGTFVANGGSIKMNTVINQGDADSQSDMLVLDNVELGSAATKIFVTPVVGSTAVETINDGIKLIDVLGTQNNDAFVLGDVVVYGGYEYRLTTGSGQGFYLTYFDKVNNKMVDPNVGTHLANQYIAATMFNQDIYDRRYSVREGNSAIWGRTNYSKAKSDTLNGRQHFKADTYIMQIGADIVKSDDFVGGIYYGYGHSNVKNHSNQSGTKSDGTVDGYMMGIYASWVPDENKGPYADFWGHGALYNNALKGDAQVNKVKYDSYGYALSLEGGYGFVLSEDSDTGHSWILQPHNQIIFNQVNSEAFTDSNGSEFGKSKASGITNRLGVRLYSNYTDNVDKFNPYVEANWLYNNVSEKTKIDIESFDDTIGRNVGEIKVGLLGKLTKDTSIWGQVVHQFGTNSYSKNEVQFNISYEY
- the yccS gene encoding YccS family putative transporter; its protein translation is MNTLRSSLRQVFYHSNVLYSMRILISLAGTTFIPWYFGEIKAVIPLTLGVVAAALSEIDTRLLYRLINLIFTLACFALAAFSVQLLFPYPIIFIIGLVSSTFLFTMLGALGQRYGVIAFGSLLIAAYTMLGHKMYDDFYSQPIYLLVGAIWYNLISFIESILQPIRTTQQNLAVLFFKLGQYLDAKAALFDPDESNGFKSQLSSLTLANNQLIDALNQTKHSLFNRLKSYRGQTYIRNMLNYYFVAQDIHERASATHVAYKTLCQEFKHSDILFRFARILNLQAKACNTLAISIKYNQIYHHNPAFEKYFSYLEEAITNSQGDRKLINALTHLLKNLQNIDLLLSNINNEQQLSSQYTQRQLIDNNLGGIKDSWQQIKQNLSIKSPLFRHAVRMSLVFSIGYIIIQITNMQHGYWIILTSLFVCQPNYSTTKFRLKLRVLGTIAGIAIGIPLTFLLPNIEAQLLLIILSGWLFFLFKNSQYAYATAFITLLVFFSFGLIGESSLTVAILRIIATVIGCIIAWLAVSFIWPDWKFRNLGKLIKRACNDDSHYLALIGSQYLSGKSNDAQYRLIRRSVHENNADLSALISIMTKEPHIDQQFTDQAFRFLTLNHSLISYISTLAAHRDKTITDGTLTLFDDTSVFIINVLNEQQKIDQHLVLLRQVISDTLDKQTHDIDNNDSIILQQLLLILDILPEMLQLIEQLSKNNN
- a CDS encoding Grx4 family monothiol glutaredoxin — translated: MTTIEKIKKQIGDNPIILYMKGSPKLPSCGFSAQASQILSQCGAPFAYVDILQNPDIRAELPKYADWPTFPQLWVEGELVGGCDIMIEMFQSGELQTLVKETASKYQTA
- the rnt gene encoding ribonuclease T produces the protein MPESTLANKLCDRFRGFYPVVIDIETSGFDNKNNAILEIAAITVKMNHDGWLAIDNKIHFHVNPFEGAILEPSALAFNGIDPSNPLRGAVSELTAIDEIFKMVRQGIKDNNCNRAVIVAHNAHFDHGFLMAAAERCKIKRNPFHPFATFDTASLAGLIYGQTVLAKACETAKIPFDHKEAHSALYDTEKTAVLFCEMVNRFKSLGGWPLTEENNHS
- the dinB gene encoding DNA polymerase IV; the encoded protein is MNLVKKIIHIDMDCFYAAVEMRDNPRYRNLPIAVGGDPRKRGVVATANYLARQYGIHSAMPMAQAIKLCPHLKVVAGRHHIYKDVSKQIHQIFKQYTPLIEALSLDEAYLDVTDCTLFHGSATLIAQDIRQKIAKELNLTASAGIAPLKFLAKIASDMNKPNGQYVIPPDNVQEFIINLPLKKIPGVGKVTEKKLAELGLIYCRDVTRYDLSKLLNQFGKFGRVLYERCQGIDDREVHNDRQRKSVGVERTIASDIYRWEECLPFFDSLYDELEKRLSKVRDDLVIARQGVKFKFHDFQITTQEHIYPKLNKQDLIDQANQIWQDRRKERGIRLIGFHVTLIDPQLDKQLILTF